The following are from one region of the bacterium genome:
- the mdh gene encoding malate dehydrogenase yields MTAKKRNKITVVGAGNVGATAVHWAASKELGDIVLVDLVEGMPQGKALDMVETAPVEGFDCKITGTNGYEETADSDVIIITAGLARKPGMSRDDLLLKNFEIVKSCTEQAVKHSPNAYIIVVSNPLDVMTYVARQVSGFPKNRVMGMAGVLDSARFRAFIAMELNISVEDTSAFVLGGHGDSMVPLVRYSYAGGIPIEKLIPADRIEAIVDRTRKAGGEIVGLLKTGSAYYSPSAAAVQMTEAILKDKKRILPCAACLEGEYDVFDGLYVGVPIIVGGDGVEKIIEIELTDDEKAELKNSVDDIRANVQKLPL; encoded by the coding sequence ATGACCGCCAAGAAGAGAAACAAGATCACCGTTGTGGGTGCCGGGAACGTCGGCGCCACGGCAGTTCACTGGGCCGCATCCAAGGAGCTTGGTGATATCGTCCTGGTGGACCTGGTCGAAGGGATGCCCCAGGGTAAGGCCCTGGACATGGTCGAGACGGCTCCTGTCGAAGGTTTTGACTGCAAGATCACCGGGACCAACGGCTACGAAGAGACCGCCGATTCGGACGTCATCATTATCACCGCCGGCCTCGCCCGGAAGCCCGGGATGAGCCGCGATGACCTTCTTCTCAAGAACTTCGAGATCGTCAAGAGCTGCACCGAGCAGGCCGTCAAGCACTCGCCCAACGCCTACATCATCGTGGTCAGCAACCCCCTCGATGTCATGACCTACGTCGCCCGGCAGGTCAGCGGGTTCCCGAAGAACAGGGTCATGGGTATGGCCGGAGTCCTCGACAGCGCCCGGTTCAGGGCCTTTATCGCCATGGAGCTCAATATCTCGGTGGAAGACACCAGCGCCTTCGTGCTTGGCGGCCACGGCGACAGCATGGTTCCCCTTGTCCGCTACTCCTACGCTGGCGGGATCCCCATCGAGAAACTTATCCCGGCCGACCGCATCGAGGCCATCGTGGACCGGACCCGCAAGGCGGGCGGTGAGATCGTCGGACTGCTCAAGACCGGCAGCGCCTACTACTCTCCCTCCGCTGCGGCCGTGCAGATGACCGAGGCGATCCTCAAGGACAAGAAGAGGATCCTGCCCTGCGCCGCGTGTCTCGAGGGTGAGTACGACGTGTTCGACGGACTTTACGTCGGTGTGCCGATCATCGTCGGCGGCGACGGAGTCGAGAAGATTATCGAGATCGAGTTGACTGACGACGAGAAAGCGGAGCTGAAAAACTCCGTGGACGACATCAGGGCGAACGTGCAGAAGCTGCCCTTGTGA
- a CDS encoding fumarate hydratase translates to MREISVGQITGAVKDLSMSAAYHLGDDVVKALEKGLENETSPTGKDVLNQLLENARIADEGKFPMCQDTGFAVVFVELGQDVHVAGGDLNEAIHEGVRQGYQEAYLRKSVCHPFTRKNTGDNTPAIIHVKIVPGDRIKLTLAGKGGGSENMSRVMMLKPSDGKQGIIDYVVQRVKESGPNPCPPIIVGVGIGGTFEKAAMLAKESLLRHLGEPNPDPELAEMEQTILELVNKLGVGPAGLGGRTTSLAVHVEMHPCHIASLPVAVNINCHAHRHKELII, encoded by the coding sequence ATGAGAGAAATTTCAGTTGGCCAGATCACGGGCGCGGTCAAGGATCTCTCCATGAGTGCCGCTTATCACCTGGGCGACGACGTGGTCAAGGCCCTGGAAAAAGGTCTCGAGAACGAGACCTCGCCCACTGGGAAAGATGTCCTCAATCAGCTCCTGGAAAACGCCCGGATCGCCGACGAGGGAAAGTTCCCCATGTGCCAGGACACTGGTTTCGCCGTTGTATTTGTGGAACTGGGCCAGGACGTCCACGTCGCTGGAGGAGACCTTAACGAGGCCATCCACGAAGGTGTGCGTCAGGGCTACCAGGAAGCGTACCTTCGCAAGAGCGTCTGCCACCCCTTCACACGGAAGAACACCGGGGACAATACCCCCGCCATCATCCACGTGAAGATCGTTCCGGGCGACAGGATCAAACTCACCCTCGCCGGCAAGGGCGGCGGCAGTGAGAACATGAGCCGCGTCATGATGCTCAAACCCTCTGACGGGAAGCAGGGAATCATCGATTACGTGGTCCAGAGGGTCAAGGAATCCGGTCCCAACCCCTGTCCGCCCATCATCGTGGGTGTGGGCATCGGGGGGACCTTTGAAAAAGCGGCCATGCTTGCCAAGGAGTCCCTTTTACGGCACCTGGGAGAACCCAACCCCGATCCCGAACTCGCTGAGATGGAACAGACCATTCTAGAGCTTGTCAACAAGCTGGGTGTGGGTCCGGCGGGCCTGGGCGGACGGACCACTTCGCTGGCTGTTCACGTGGAGATGCATCCGTGCCACATCGCCAGCCTGCCCGTCGCCGTCAACATCAACTGCCATGCCCATCGGCACAAGGAATTAATTATTTAG
- a CDS encoding Fe-S-containing hydro-lyase, which translates to MSDPIVLTPPLTDEDVAGLRAGDRVLITGSILTGRDAAHKRLVDLLDKGEELPVDVKGQIIYFVGPSPTRPGEAIGSAGPTTSYRMDAYSPILIEMGLKGMIGKGTRSREVRDAMSEHKAVYFAAVGGAAALISRRIESCEILAYEDLGPEAIRRLEVKDFPVIVVNDTVGNDLYEQGVEEYKIA; encoded by the coding sequence ATGTCTGATCCAATCGTACTTACCCCTCCGCTCACCGACGAGGACGTGGCCGGCCTGAGGGCGGGAGACCGGGTGCTCATCACAGGGTCGATTCTCACCGGCCGGGACGCGGCCCACAAGAGGCTGGTGGACCTGCTCGACAAAGGGGAAGAACTCCCTGTGGATGTCAAGGGACAGATCATCTATTTCGTTGGCCCGTCCCCGACGAGACCGGGTGAGGCCATCGGCTCTGCAGGACCGACTACGAGCTACCGCATGGACGCCTATTCACCCATCCTCATCGAGATGGGGCTGAAAGGGATGATCGGCAAGGGGACCCGCTCACGGGAGGTCAGGGACGCCATGTCGGAGCACAAGGCCGTCTACTTCGCTGCCGTTGGCGGCGCCGCGGCTCTCATCTCCAGACGCATCGAGTCCTGCGAGATCCTCGCCTACGAGGACCTCGGGCCCGAGGCGATCCGGAGGCTGGAGGTAAAGGATTTTCCGGTCATCGTCGTCAACGACACGGTGGGAAACGATCTGTATGAGCAGGGCGTCGAGGAATACAAGATAGCCTGA